Proteins from one Candidatus Angelobacter sp. genomic window:
- a CDS encoding VTC domain-containing protein, translated as MAEDKMQQQRFELKYIIKEDTALAARDFVSSYLEIDEYGATLPDFSYPVHSLYLDSDDLHLYQTTINGDKNRYKLRLRFYDNRPEAPVFFEIKRRMNSIIAKQRGGVRRDAVNWLLAGQLPEPAHLVSKDPRQLVALQNFCRLLHSIRAQPRAHIAYSREAWISPRDNSVRVTMDRAVTCEPEPTARLTTELRDPVIVFGNEVVLELKFTDRFPDWFKELVRVFGLMQCGAAKYVEGVTLIGQHRFRRAFAVADQESKLRDSAAAAGGGRSAHLSGKAVP; from the coding sequence ATGGCCGAAGACAAAATGCAGCAGCAGCGGTTTGAGTTGAAATACATCATCAAAGAAGACACCGCCCTTGCCGCGCGGGATTTTGTCAGCAGCTATCTGGAAATCGACGAGTACGGAGCCACGCTGCCGGACTTCTCCTATCCGGTGCACAGTTTGTATCTGGACTCCGACGACCTGCATCTTTACCAGACCACGATCAACGGGGACAAAAACCGCTACAAACTCCGTCTTCGCTTTTACGACAACCGGCCGGAGGCCCCGGTGTTCTTTGAGATCAAGCGGCGCATGAACAGCATCATCGCCAAGCAGCGGGGGGGCGTGCGGCGCGACGCGGTGAACTGGCTGCTGGCCGGGCAGTTGCCGGAACCCGCGCATCTGGTTTCAAAAGATCCCCGCCAACTGGTCGCCTTGCAGAATTTCTGCAGGCTGTTGCACAGCATTCGCGCCCAACCCAGGGCGCACATCGCCTACTCGCGCGAGGCGTGGATCAGTCCGCGCGACAATTCGGTTCGCGTCACCATGGACCGCGCGGTGACATGCGAGCCGGAGCCGACGGCGCGTCTGACCACTGAATTGCGCGACCCGGTCATCGTTTTCGGCAACGAGGTGGTGCTGGAGCTTAAATTCACGGACCGGTTTCCCGACTGGTTCAAAGAGCTGGTGCGGGTGTTCGGCCTGATGCAATGCGGCGCCGCCAAATACGTGGAAGGGGTGACGCTCATCGGCCAACACCGCTTTCGTCGCGCGTTTGCGGTGGCTGATCAGGAAAGCAAACTTCGGGATTCGGCCGCCGCCGCAGGCGGCGGCAGGTCAGCCCATCTCAGCGGCAAAGCAGTCCCATGA
- a CDS encoding DUF4956 domain-containing protein — protein MIDDFFRGDFAAVPTNVPAMILGLLLAFAGGHVIAWVYMFTHTGLSYSRSFVTSLIVMPVVVAMVMMVLSNNLVTAFGLMAVFAIVRFRNILRDTLDTTYILCVIVIGMAAGTMKFATAIFGCLLLSSILFYLWFTAFGTRHRYDTIINLHWARPLADLGDLRNLLHRHSRKAICASQRSHEGYEGTDLSYRLLMRDPDRLDDLLTELRAMQGVSRVTGLKAEEESEI, from the coding sequence ATGATCGACGATTTTTTTCGCGGCGACTTCGCCGCCGTCCCCACCAACGTTCCCGCAATGATTCTGGGCCTGCTACTGGCCTTCGCCGGTGGCCATGTCATCGCCTGGGTTTACATGTTCACGCACACGGGTCTTTCCTATTCACGGTCGTTTGTGACCTCGCTGATCGTCATGCCGGTGGTTGTGGCGATGGTCATGATGGTGTTGTCGAACAATCTGGTGACGGCCTTTGGTTTGATGGCTGTGTTCGCCATCGTCCGCTTTCGCAATATTCTCCGTGACACGCTCGACACGACCTACATCCTGTGCGTGATCGTCATCGGCATGGCGGCCGGCACCATGAAATTCGCCACGGCGATATTCGGCTGTCTGCTGCTGTCCTCCATATTGTTTTACCTCTGGTTCACCGCGTTTGGCACCCGGCACCGCTACGACACGATCATCAACCTGCACTGGGCGCGTCCGCTGGCGGACCTCGGCGACCTGCGCAACCTGCTTCACCGGCACAGCCGCAAGGCCATTTGCGCAAGCCAGCGTTCCCACGAAGGGTACGAAGGCACGGACCTTTCCTACCGTTTGTTGATGCGCGACCCGGACCGGCTCGATGACCTGTTGACCGAGCTGCGCGCCATGCAGGGGGTGTCGCGTGTGACGGGGCTCAAGGCCGAGGAAGAATCAGAGATTTGA